Proteins encoded in a region of the Sebastes fasciatus isolate fSebFas1 chromosome 9, fSebFas1.pri, whole genome shotgun sequence genome:
- the thumpd2 gene encoding U6 snRNA (guanine-N(2))-methyltransferase THUMPD2 translates to MTEPGAEGSLVRYYCTAGNGMETFLIDEVKKKLEAEEVCRMPGKVLFSSSAGINRVSELKAAERLFLLLKLDSPVRLPAHISPAKAASVLQSRVLGDRNQWTSAAVTWSRLQEELKGRRTTGNTPSTALGVTRKREEGSGSERETVQRGEESSRETCGVEAKTLEKKRKRDDEEKESENQRTSERERKRQHEEEDEEGRMDVELSSCRQNGRKGITETDLDGKGSVCLDATSGLDLKVEQSCRNMEDMAEDSAVKNVEHVKPTGGRDETLLQPSRTKPEPPSPAPLSFRISCKCTGSLSRYFSTQEVSKVVGVGLSRLLGWKVDLKNPQLEVNVYLSDDHCLLGFPLTRLPLANRSYIKTTGLRSTVAWAMSSLAQIQPGFCVIDPMCGVGTILIEAAQEHKAVRFLGMDIDDGQMQKANENVEFAELGNRILLLKASSMTLPLPSASVDAVVCDLPFGRKFGTKTNMAAELPLILTEMERVLCIGGTLVLLLSPQLSCLLKKLLAQKDTGPTSNQETKPQTGIQDCTSPSLASTKHPKIQQEIKSPPTQETDHQSGPEHGRPPPLCSLKHQATLRVSLGAIDGLIHKYVKTDTWSVLVDVTFQSN, encoded by the exons ATGACTGAACCGGGAGCTGAGGGGAGTTTAGTTCGGTACTACTGCACCGCCGGTAACGGGATGGAGACTTTCTTAATCGACGAGGTGAAGAAGAAGCTGGAGGCTGAAGAA GTGTGTCGGATGCCAGGTAAAGTGTTGTTCAGCTCTTCTGCGGGGATCAACAGAGTCAGTGAGCTCAAGGCTGCAGAGAGACTCTTCCTCCTGTTGAAACTAGACTCACCTGTGCGGCTGCCTGCCCACATCAGCCCAG CAAAAGCAGCCTCTGTGCTGCAGTCCAGAGTGCTGGGCGACAGGAATCAGTGGACCAGTGCTGCAGTGACATGGAGCCGCCTGCAGGAGGAGCTGAAAGGCAGAAGAACTACTGGCAACACACCAAGCACTGCCCTGGGAGTGacgaggaagagggaggaggggagtgggagtgagagagagacagtacaGAGAGGGGAAGAGTCGAGCAGAGAAACTTGTGGAGTTGAAGCAAAGACActggagaaaaagagaaagagggatgaTGAAGAAAAGGAGTCAGAGAATCAGAGGAcatctgagagagaaagaaagagacagcacgaagaggaggatgaagaggggaGGATGGATGTGGAGTTAAGTAGCTGCAGACAAAATGGAAGAAAAGGAATAACAGAAACCGATTTGGATGGCAAAGGATCAGTTTGTCTCGATGCAACATCAGGACTCGACCTCAAAGTGGAACAAAGCTGCAGGAACATGGAGGACATGGCAGAGGACTCGGCTgtgaaaaatgtggaacatg TGAAGCCTACTGGAGGAAGAGATGAGACGCTACTGCAGCCCAGCAGGACCAAACCAGAGCCTCCTTCTCCTGCCCCGCTCTCTTTTAGGATCAGCTGCAAGTGTACTGGATCTCTGTCCCGATACTTCAGCACACAG GAGGTGAGCAAAGTGGTTGGAGTCGGTCTGAGCAGACTGCTGGGCTGGAAGGTTGACCTGAAGAATCCACAGCTGGAG GTAAACGTCTATTTGAGTGATGACCACTGCCTGCTGGGGTTTCCACTAACCAG GTTACCTCTGGCCAACCGGAGCTACATTAAAACCACAGGACTGAGGTCTACTGTCGCCTGGGCTATGTCCTCACTGGCTCAGATACAG CCAGGCTTCTGTGTGATCGACCCGATGTGTGGAGTGGGAACCATCTTAATAGAAGCAGCACAGGAACACAAG GCTGTCCGTTTCCTGGGTATGGACATTGATGATGGACAGATGCAGAAGGCCAATGAGAACGTAGAGTTTGCAGAGCTGGGAAACCGGATACTCCTGCTGAAAGCTTCATCTATGA cgctgCCTCTGCCCAGCGCCAGTGTCGATGCTGTCGTCTGTGACCTGCCGTTTGGCAGGAAGTTTGgcaccaaaacaaacatggctGCCGAGCTGCCACTCATCCTCACTGAAATGGAGAg AGTCCTCTGTATCGGCGGTACCCTGGTTCTCCTTCTGAGCCCTCAGTTATCTTGTCTCCTGAAAAAACTCCTGGCACAGAAAGACACTGGACCAACATCTAACCAGGAAACAAAGCCTCAAACTGGGATACAAGACTGCACATCTCCTTCTCTAGCTTCCACAAAGCATCCCAAAATCCAGCAGGAGATCAAATCCCCGCCTACCCAGGAAACAGACCATCAGTCTGGGCCAGAACACGGTCGGCCTCCCCCTCTCTGCTCCCTGAAGCACCAGGCAACTCTGAGAGTCAGCTTAGGTGCGATAGATGGACTTATTCATAAATATGTCAAGACGGACACTTGGTCAGTGTTGGTGGATGTTACATTTCAAAGTAATTAA